In Pan paniscus chromosome 13, NHGRI_mPanPan1-v2.0_pri, whole genome shotgun sequence, one DNA window encodes the following:
- the LOC100973193 gene encoding tubulin alpha-3 chain isoform X2 produces MTYEVRTGTYRQLFHPEQLITGKEDAANNYARGHYTIGKEIVDLVLDRIRKLADLCTGLQGFLIFHSFGGGTGSGFASLLMERLSVDYGKKSKLEFAIYPAPQVSTAVVEPYNSILTTHTTLEHSDCAFMVDNEAIYDICRRNLDIERPTYTNLNRLIGQIVSSITASLRFDGALNVDLTEFQTNLVPYPRIHFPLATYAPVISAEKAYHEQLSVAEITNACFEPANQMVKCDPRHGKYMACCMLYRGDVVPKDVNAAIATIKTKRTIQFVDWCPTGFKVGINYQPPTVVPGGDLAKVQRAVCMLSNTTAIAEAWARLDHKFDLMYAKRAFVHWYVGEGMEEGEFSEAREDLAALEKDYEEVGVDSVEAEAEEGEEY; encoded by the exons ATGACAT ATGAAGTGCGCACAGGGACCTACAGGCAGCTCTTCCACCCGGAGCAGCTGATCACTGGGAAGGAAGATGCAGCCAATAATTACGCCAGGGGCCATTACACCATCGGCAAGGAGATTGTTGACCTAGTCCTGGACCGGATCCGCAAACTG GCGGATCTGTGCACAGGACTGCAGGGCTTCCTCATCTTCCACAGCTTTGGGGGCGGCACTGGCTCTGGGTTCGCATCTCTGCTCATGGAGCGGCTCTCAGTGGATTACGGCAAGAAGTCCAAGCTAGAGTTTGCCATTTACCCAGCCCCCCAGGTCTCCACAGCCGTGGTGGAGCCCTACAACTCCATCCTGACCACCCACACGACCCTGGAACATTCTGACTGTGCCTTCATGGTCGACAATGAAGCCATCTATGACATATGTCGGCGCAACCTGGACATTGAACGTCCCACGTACACCAACCTCAATCGCCTGATTGGGCAGATCGTGTCCTCCATCACGGCCTCCCTGCGATTCGATGGGGCCCTGAATGTGGACTTGACGGAATTCCAGACCAACCTCGTGCCGTACCCCCGCATCCACTTCCCCCTGGCCACCTACGCCCCAGTCATCTCAGCCGAGAAGGCCTACCATGAGCAGCTGTCTGTGGCCGAGATCACCAATGCCTGCTTCGAGCCAGCCAATCAGATGGTCAAGTGTGACCCCCGCCATGGCAAGTACATGGCCTGCTGCATGTTGTACAGGGGGGACGTGGTCCCCAAAGACGTCAACGCGGCCATCGCCACCATTAAGACCAAGCGCACTATCCAGTTTGTGGATTGGTGCCCGACTGGATTTAAG GTGGGCATTAACTACCAGCCCCCCACAGTGGTCCCCGGGGGAGACCTGGCCAAGGTGCAGCGGGCTGTGTGCATGCTGAGCAACACCACGGCCATTGCGGAGGCCTGGGCCCGCCTGGACCATAAGTTCGATCTCATGTATGCCAAGCGAGCCTTTGTGCACTGGTACGTGGGCGAAGGCATGGAAGAGGGAGAGTTCTCTGAGGCCCGCGAGGACCTGGCAGCTCTAGAGAAGGATTATGAAGAGGTGGGTGTGGATTCCGTggaagctgaggctgaagaaGGCGAAGAATACTGA
- the LOC100973193 gene encoding tubulin alpha-3 chain isoform X1 — protein MRECISIHVGQAGVQIGNACWELYCLEHGIQPDGQMPSDKTIGGGDDSFNTFFSETGAGKHVPRAVFVDLEPTVVDEVRTGTYRQLFHPEQLITGKEDAANNYARGHYTIGKEIVDLVLDRIRKLADLCTGLQGFLIFHSFGGGTGSGFASLLMERLSVDYGKKSKLEFAIYPAPQVSTAVVEPYNSILTTHTTLEHSDCAFMVDNEAIYDICRRNLDIERPTYTNLNRLIGQIVSSITASLRFDGALNVDLTEFQTNLVPYPRIHFPLATYAPVISAEKAYHEQLSVAEITNACFEPANQMVKCDPRHGKYMACCMLYRGDVVPKDVNAAIATIKTKRTIQFVDWCPTGFKVGINYQPPTVVPGGDLAKVQRAVCMLSNTTAIAEAWARLDHKFDLMYAKRAFVHWYVGEGMEEGEFSEAREDLAALEKDYEEVGVDSVEAEAEEGEEY, from the exons ATG CGCGAGTGTATCTCTATCCACGTGGGGCAGGCGGGTGTCCAGATCGGCAATGCCTGCTGGGAACTGTACTGCCTTGAACATGGAATTCAGCCCGATGGCCAAATGCCAAGTGATAAAACCATTGGTGGCGGGGACGACTCCTTCAACACGTTCTTCAGTGAGACTGGAGCTGGCAAGCACGTGCCCAGAGCAGTGTTTGTGGACCTGGAGCCCACTGTGGTCG ATGAAGTGCGCACAGGGACCTACAGGCAGCTCTTCCACCCGGAGCAGCTGATCACTGGGAAGGAAGATGCAGCCAATAATTACGCCAGGGGCCATTACACCATCGGCAAGGAGATTGTTGACCTAGTCCTGGACCGGATCCGCAAACTG GCGGATCTGTGCACAGGACTGCAGGGCTTCCTCATCTTCCACAGCTTTGGGGGCGGCACTGGCTCTGGGTTCGCATCTCTGCTCATGGAGCGGCTCTCAGTGGATTACGGCAAGAAGTCCAAGCTAGAGTTTGCCATTTACCCAGCCCCCCAGGTCTCCACAGCCGTGGTGGAGCCCTACAACTCCATCCTGACCACCCACACGACCCTGGAACATTCTGACTGTGCCTTCATGGTCGACAATGAAGCCATCTATGACATATGTCGGCGCAACCTGGACATTGAACGTCCCACGTACACCAACCTCAATCGCCTGATTGGGCAGATCGTGTCCTCCATCACGGCCTCCCTGCGATTCGATGGGGCCCTGAATGTGGACTTGACGGAATTCCAGACCAACCTCGTGCCGTACCCCCGCATCCACTTCCCCCTGGCCACCTACGCCCCAGTCATCTCAGCCGAGAAGGCCTACCATGAGCAGCTGTCTGTGGCCGAGATCACCAATGCCTGCTTCGAGCCAGCCAATCAGATGGTCAAGTGTGACCCCCGCCATGGCAAGTACATGGCCTGCTGCATGTTGTACAGGGGGGACGTGGTCCCCAAAGACGTCAACGCGGCCATCGCCACCATTAAGACCAAGCGCACTATCCAGTTTGTGGATTGGTGCCCGACTGGATTTAAG GTGGGCATTAACTACCAGCCCCCCACAGTGGTCCCCGGGGGAGACCTGGCCAAGGTGCAGCGGGCTGTGTGCATGCTGAGCAACACCACGGCCATTGCGGAGGCCTGGGCCCGCCTGGACCATAAGTTCGATCTCATGTATGCCAAGCGAGCCTTTGTGCACTGGTACGTGGGCGAAGGCATGGAAGAGGGAGAGTTCTCTGAGGCCCGCGAGGACCTGGCAGCTCTAGAGAAGGATTATGAAGAGGTGGGTGTGGATTCCGTggaagctgaggctgaagaaGGCGAAGAATACTGA